The genomic region ctttttttctttagttaAAAAGCTTCCATTATTTGTTGACAATTTACTTTTTTGCATTCGATCAACCTGGAGGTTAACACCAgattagtcagtttcagttttgtttCTAATCAGTGGGACTGATCCTTACTGGTTTAAAGCTGCAGAGCGagtctgaagtcagtggagctgtctcggtacacaccagctgaggatctggcccagcgtTACTCTTTGCTTCTCGTGTTCTAGTTGTGAACCCTGCATGGGAGTGataaaatccaaacaaaaagcTAGTTTGCATTGGTATTTAAAAATGGTGGGCcagcatcctcagctggtgtaagtctaGGTAGCAGCATGGGGTTCATTCAGTGTGcggatttacatcagctgaggagctggcctggtATCTATAACGATGGAAGAATTTCTGTTTCTGTGAGATTTTGCAAATGTTGTCCCCAAACCTAGATTTTTGAGCCTGACTTGACTGGACATTGCTGGTCATCTGCTGCCCTTGAGTACTCTGGATTTACAACAGTGTCACTCCATGGGCTTCTGAGAGAACATAATCTGCCCCAGGGGTCTTTTTATGTTGCTGGATGGTTGCCTGCAGATACAGGAAGTACAGTGTGTTATCTTGGCTGGTGCTTGGAactctggggccagatcctcagctggtgtaaattagcatagctccgtTGACTTCAATAAAGCTACTTTGATTTGCACtcgctgaggatctggtccctgaCCTTCAGGTTAACGACTGTGCTTGTGTGGAAAGAAGCAGATATTTTGTTTCAAGAAAGAGGCGCTTACAACATCTTGCTCTGGTTTTGCTTAATGTGCCAGCCACTGTCTGCTTGGCCTTGGCTGCAGATTCACTGTCTTCTTGCACAGGCCTGTCGTGCCCCTCTCTGCTTCGACCCTCTTCATTAGGGAGCCAATCCTAGGAGAGATGCTGAGCgccttcatcttccagccaccTCCCTGGGAGTTGAGCGTGTGCAGCACCTCATAGAATCAGGCCCTTTTCGCTCTGTGGTGAACTACTGTTCACAAAGTGCAAGGAAGGATTTGCTCAGATCTTGTGGTTTggttttgagtttattttttTGGTATGTGCCTACAGCTGTCacctgaggaagaggagaagcGAAGGATCCGGAGAGAGAGGAACAAGCTGGCAGCTGCTAAGTGTCGTAACAGGCGTCGAGAGCTAACAGAGAAACTCCAGGCGGTATGTACTCTGCACACATCTCTCCCCTCCTGGATATACACCCCTTGGGTCACTCTAAACCATGCCTCTCCTCCTGCCGGTGGGTGACACAAGTACACTGCAACGTTTGTACCACGTTCCCTTTCAGTGGCTGGTTCAAGTCAGGCTAAAAAATCACTGCTTCCTACTGCTATCAGCTAGTGAAGTTGCtcctttagctcatgtggtagagttATGTGCTGTGGTGCTCAATATCCTGGGTTCAGCCTATGTGAGGAGTATTACACTTGCAcccatgtgcccctccccccacaactctcTTGTTGTTTGCCCAAGTTATAAGCATATAAAGTTGTTTCACTGTCACACCCTCCAAACCCCACCTTCTTGTCAGAGCTTGATTATCAGTATAGATTTTCTCTTTACATGATATGATTTGTTTGTGTTAATTCATGCTGCAGTAATTGAATAGGTTAAACCCCTATTGCAAATCCCAGTATACTCCAGAAGGCTCTTTCTACAGTCCCCTGGAAAGGTAGGATGGTCCAGTGGTGTAAAATGGGATAACAGCTTTCCCCTGCCTCAGAGGGGCGTTATGAGGTTAAAAACATTAACGatagtgaggtgctcagatacaataATAATGGGGGCCATACAAGTGCCTAAGATACTTTGGTTTTCATATGAGGACCAATACATCACTTGTTCCGCCCCAGAACCTAGTTGCCTACTGCAGTGATTAGGAGCCATCTGGAATTTCCCCGGGGGTCTCTTCGCTTCACAGAGTTGTTGGTGCCTGAGTAGCTGGGATAACAGCAAAAGGGgacagctggctggggatgagcaTGGAACCAGGAGTGGAAACTCAGGCCAGTGGAACCCCTTTACATTAGGCTAAATGCCCAAAGCAGTTTTGAGCGTTTGAAATGTGCCAGGTGAAACGGCGGTAACTTTCCTTTAACACGCAATGGCAGATTAGCCCCAGGCACTACAGCAGTGGTGGAGGAAGGGCCACCCTGAGAATGAAGTAGAGGCAGGCTTTTCTCTGTCATTCATAACTTGTACTTCTGCACCCTGGATGCCATGCATCATTGTTTGAGATTCCCCTAATACCCATTTATGGCTGGCACGCTCCACTGCAGCAAGGACCAGCAGTCTCTGAGGTCCCAGGGGTACATTCTTTGACAGGCAGTACCAAACACACTCTTGCAGAGCCAAAGTGGTAGCTCCCAAAGGGTTGCTATGTTTCTTACTGCTCATAGATGGTCTCTGAGAGGGGTATGTAGCATATCTGCTCAGCTTCTCTCTGTGCTTAGCACATTCTGCTAAGGCTCCGACTTTGCCCACTGCTCTCTCCCCTCACgtcatttatttatttctccTCGGTCTGCAGGAAACGGAGGAGCTGGAGGAAGAGAAATCGGTGCTGCAGAAGGAGATCGCTGAACTCCAGAAAGAGAAGGATAAGCTGGAGTTCATGCTGGTGGCTCATGGCCCTGTGTGCAAAATCAGCCCCGAGGAGCGACGCACCCCACCATCTCACAGCCTCCAGACTGTCCGGACTGGAGTGAGTGGAGCAGTGGTGGTGAAGCAGGAGCCAGTGGAAGAAGAGATCCCATCCTCCTCTTTGGGCCTCAACAAAGTTCAGAGATCTGTCATTAAGCCCATCAGCATTGCAGGGGGGTTTTATGGGGAGGAGCCACTCAACACTCCCATTGTGGTGACCTCGACGCCCGCGATCACCCCTGGCACCTCCAACCTAGTTTTCACGTACCCCAGCGTGCTGGATCAGGAGTCTCCTCTCTCCCCTTCGGAGTCATGCTCCAAAGCTCACCGGAGAAGTAGCAGCAGCGGTGACCAGTCCTCAGATTCCTTGAACTCTCCAACCCTGTTGGCCTTGTAACCTCCCTGTGTCCCACATTTGCCAGTGTGTTACATCGCCACCCAGGACTGTGGGGGGAGAACCTCCTCCACAAGATTAAAGACAGGGACAAGGGCGTTCAAGCACAAGGGCAGCAAGAGCAAGAG from Mauremys mutica isolate MM-2020 ecotype Southern chromosome 3, ASM2049712v1, whole genome shotgun sequence harbors:
- the FOSL2 gene encoding fos-related antigen 2 isoform X2; protein product: MPGSGSAFIPTINAITTSQDLQWMVQPTVITSMSSPYSRSHPYNHPLPSLSSVGGHTALQRPGVIKTIGTTVGRRRRDEQLSPEEEEKRRIRRERNKLAAAKCRNRRRELTEKLQAETEELEEEKSVLQKEIAELQKEKDKLEFMLVAHGPVCKISPEERRTPPSHSLQTVRTGVSGAVVVKQEPVEEEIPSSSLGLNKVQRSVIKPISIAGGFYGEEPLNTPIVVTSTPAITPGTSNLVFTYPSVLDQESPLSPSESCSKAHRRSSSSGDQSSDSLNSPTLLAL
- the FOSL2 gene encoding fos-related antigen 2 isoform X1 codes for the protein MYQDYPGNFDTSSRGSSGSPGHPETYSSGTAQQKFRIDMPGSGSAFIPTINAITTSQDLQWMVQPTVITSMSSPYSRSHPYNHPLPSLSSVGGHTALQRPGVIKTIGTTVGRRRRDEQLSPEEEEKRRIRRERNKLAAAKCRNRRRELTEKLQAETEELEEEKSVLQKEIAELQKEKDKLEFMLVAHGPVCKISPEERRTPPSHSLQTVRTGVSGAVVVKQEPVEEEIPSSSLGLNKVQRSVIKPISIAGGFYGEEPLNTPIVVTSTPAITPGTSNLVFTYPSVLDQESPLSPSESCSKAHRRSSSSGDQSSDSLNSPTLLAL